The genomic stretch CCAACAACTCAAGCACTTCCGCTGCCATCGTGCCGCGGTCGAGTTTCGCGAAAATCAGTGCAAGATGCGCCAGACCCGCCGAGCCGAGGCTTTCGCGATTTCGATACAGCCGATTCACGTGACCGAAATCGATATCGTCAATCCACGCCAGGCCATGCAGAACAACCGTCTTCAGTTCAGCCTGATTCACCGCCGCATCGGCAAAGGACTTCTGCAGATAGGCACTCAGCCTCGCAACCGCGTCCGTTGCCGGTGCGTAGCCGTTATACTTCGCCTTTCCAAGTGACCACGCCACCGCCGCACTGACCCACGGATTTGACTCACCCACACTGCCGCACCAGGGCCACCCGCCGTCGTCGTTCTGGCTGGCCAGAAGCTGCGCGATCAGCCCGGCGACGCGCTCATCGAGCAGCACCCGATCCGATGTCAAACGAGGATCCTGTGCGGCAGCGTTGGACGCGAGATAATCCCCCGCATAAAGGGTGCCAAGAAGCACTGAAGCCGTATCCGCATGCGTCCGCGGTGGTGTCACCCGCCAGCGCTTCATTCCTACGTCGATACGGTTCCAGCGGCCGCCCATCTCGAGCGCCTCTTCGACCAGCCAACGCTGCATGGAAGAGCCGACGGCGACGACAAGTCGCATGTCATGATAGGCATGCTTCATGTCTTCAAGCTGGGGCAGCTCAATCTCAACAAATTCGGTGTCCTTCACAATTCCGGCTTGCTGGGATTCGATTCGCAGTCCCCAGGTCTGAACCGGAATCTCGACCTTCAACGAATCGGACAGCTCGCGCGCCCCGCTCCCGGCGTCCTGATTCTTCGCGACCGCGACAGCAGACAATGTCAGCGCAACCAGCTCACTCGCGGGAACTTCGATCGCATCGAATTCCACGTCGAACACGCCGCTTGATTCCACGTCCATGACTTTCTCGCCCGAGGCGATCGGCTCACCATTGGATCGCCGGGCTTCGAACTGTACCTTGATGCGTCCCGCGAACGGAGTGAGGCAGTGCACTTGTCCGCGCGGCACGAAGCGATCACCCTCAATGAGCATCGCCGGCGCGTTCCACTCGACCAGAAAATCGTTCTTACTGACAACCTCGGCCGACGCTTCTCCGACGATCGTGTCCCGTGTGGTTCCGCGCGCGATCAGTTTCCACGTCGTGCTCGAGTCGGGCAGCACGATCGTCACCGTCGCCTTGCCCTCCGAATCCGTAACGACCTGCGGATTCCAATACGCGACTTCCGGATAATACGTGCGAAACGGCGTCGCACGGACCGCCTCCCCGAGCCGTTCGTCAATCGCGCGATTGTCCATCTGTCCTGAACGAATCCATGACTGGCACGATTCAAAGAGCCGCCGCTGTAACTGCTGCTTGTACGCTTCGCGATCCGGCAAATCAGCGAGCCCTGCACGAACCATTGGCGCCACGCCCATGTCACCAAACTCGTCATCCTTCGACTCTGGTCTGAATTGGGCGGCCATCTGGCTCACTTCGTCCTTCATGGGCCTCGCCGAAACGCCGCCGAACAACGACGCGACACCCGCCGAGCCCGATCGCCGCTTCACGGCGGGTTGTGCGTTTGCATCGCCACCGGCTCCCTCACTCTCCACGGCCCCGTCTCGTCCCAGAATCAGTGCCAGATCAACGCCCCCCGCTGTCGGAGCCGGCGAGGCCGGGGGAGCAGCTTCGCCCGGCTTCCACGATTCCGCGATCCGACGCATTGCCCGAGAGTAGTCCTTTTCGTCGTCCGCCTCCGCTAGTTCGGCATCAAAATCCAGCACCTCCGTCACCATGGCGGTGGTCGCCGGACGATAAAGAAACGTACAACTCGATTGCGTCCGGCTGTCGGTCGATCGGCGGGCATCAGACTGAAAGAATGGCACGATCGGCGGCGATCTGTCCGCGTACTGTGCCAACAACGCGGCATCCACCATGGCCACGCTGAACTCGCCTTGAACCGGTTTGCCCTGCTGATCCGTCACCACGATGTCAACCGACATCTCGTCCCGCGGCCGAGCCGTCAATTGACGCGGCTTGATCTTCACACTCAGCTCGCGTTCGACTGTGAATTCCCGCGTCGCAATATGAAGTTTCCCGCCGGTCATGACGGCCGCGATCAGTTTGAAATTCGGGAAGTGAACATTTTCCACAGTCAGATCAATGGCATTGTGCCCCGGACGGATGGTCACCGTGCGATACTGGAAAACGCCATCACCTTCGCTCATCAATACGGCGAGGGCCTCGGGCGCAGAGCTGTCACCTCGCTCTACTCCACCGCTCTCGCCGATTCGCGACCGTCGAATCGGTTCGATCCGGGAATGGACATCCAGTGCGATGCGATCGCCCACGCGATAGTTCTCGCGATCTGAGAACAGCCGCAGGCGTGTCGTATCCTCGGCATCGGAAACAGTGAGCGATGCCTCCGCGGCCACAAGCTCGCCGCGCGTGTCACGTCCTTCCGCCCGAATGATGTAGATCCCGCCCTTTGCAAGTTTGAGAGATGCCCGACCCACGCCCGTGCCGGCATCCGTTGCAACCTCCGCCGATTCCGCGCGTGATTCCGACCACATGCCTTTTTCATAAGTTCTGCGGTAGGCCGTGACCGTCATCTTGCGGGCAGTCGGCCCGCCCTTCAGATCGCGCGTCTCGACCCGCACCTCGACCGGCTCTTCAGACAGATAAAGCGAGCGAAGCGTGGAAACGCCCGCCGTGAAGTCCCGCACCGCCACAAAGACTGTGTCCGCCGCCATCAGGTTCATGTCCGCCTGACGCGCGACGAGTTGCACCTGGCCATCTTCCGGGAGGCTGGCCGTCTCGAACTCAATCGCGATCTTACCGGTCTTGTCGGTTCGCCCGGCACGCCGTTCGACATCGCCGTTCGGAAAGTGCAGTTCATACTCCACTTCCTTGTCGATCACCGGCTCCCCATAGTGATACCGAACAAGAATATCGCCGGTCACGCGCTCGCCACGCAGCACAACGGGACGGGCAATATCAAATGCAATGAACGCCGTCGTCAGCCTGTAGGTCTCTACGCCAAAGCCGCCCTCGAATGCCGGCCCGTCGACACGACGCACGATGATTCGATAGTTTCCCACGGGCGCGTCGTCTGCAATCTGAAAAAGCGACGAAAACGTGCCGTATTCCGTCAGTGCAATCTCGTCCGCCCGTAGTGTTCGGCCCTTGGCGTCGACGATCTCGATCTTCCAGCGCAGGCGCTTGTCTTCAGGCTGCGCCGGCAGACTGTACGCGCCGCCTGCCACCTCGCGGAGTATGCCGCGAATGTTGACGCTATCGCCCGGACGATAGGCGGGCCGATCGGTGTAAATGTATCCCCGCGGCCGAAGTCCTTGCGAGAATGACAGACCCTCCAGGCCAAGTGCCGTGCCTGCGACATGAGCCCCGGCGGATCCGCCGACCTTCGCGAATACCGACAGACGTCCGGCATTTTTCAACTTCGCATCGGTCGAAGCAAAAAAACCGCCTTCGTCCGTCTGACCCTCGAGAATGACCGACGACTGATCTGCGATAAGAAGTTTCACACCGCGCATCGGCTTCATCTGCCGCATGTCCTGAACATACACCAGCACCTGTCCGCGCGATGACTGAACCAGTACGTCAATATCCGACACCAGCACGAGCGTTGTCGCCTGCAATCGAGTCGGCCGATCAGCGGCCAGCCCGGCCGGCGCCCCCTTGTCCTGCGCAGCGCTCTTCTCATTGCTGACATAGACGGCCCACGCTCCGGGAACCTTGCACGGAATCTCGATCGTCTGCGCGATCGGTCGATAGGGCGCGTAGTCCCTCACTTCGACATCAAAGGTCTCGTCCGGATCAATCAGGATCAGGTCGAGTCCTTCAACGCCATTGAGGGAGCGACCCTTGCGGAAATACTCCTCCATGTCGATGCGGTACATCTTGACCGTCAGACGATCTATATTCCGCACGTCCACATGAACGACGGGTTTCTCATCCGCGCGGTATGCCCGGTCTGTTCGAAGCTCCATGCTGACCGAGCGCATCGCCGAAAGCCGTTGTGCGGCAAGCGGCGCCATGGCCGACCAGTTCAACTTTTGATAAGCCGTGATCGCGCCGTCCAGATCAAATACATTCTCTTCCAGCGTTTGACCGATTCGATACTGCGCGCGTCCGGCGTCCTCGGTGCCGGGGTTCTTCTCGACCAGTCGCTTCCATGCCTGAATCGGAATGTTCCAATCCGGCACGTCGCCGGCATCCTTTCGCTTCATTTGCTCCCGGAACGCCATTTCACCGAAAGCGAACAGAATGCCGCTGGCCCGAGGGTCGAGCGGATACTTCTCGATAAAGCGTGCCCAGGCGCCTCTCGCGTCGTCGAAGCGCTCATCCGCCTGAGCGTCAGCGCCGATGCCATACTCCGCGTCGATAATCGCCTGTTGCGAACTCGCCCATTGCGGACCATTGGGATACTTTGCGATGTACTGGTTCCACGCGCCGATCGCATCCGCGTATTTTCGCTGCGAAAGCAGCAACTGGCCGACCTGAAAGAGCGCCGACTGCGAGAGCGCTTCAGCCGATTTGACGATGTTTGACTCCTCAGGACGGATCCGATCGCGATTGATCAGCGATCTGAATGCCGCAATGGCGTCATCGGTTCGCCCCTGATTACGGTATGCCACCCCAACATCAAACGCCGCGGTCACTGCCTCGGCCGATGCGGGGAATCGATCGATGAGTTCGTTCAGCACCTTCACGCCCGAATGAAGGCTGATCGAGTCGGGCGGCGTCGGAATCTGAAACGTCCGGGCGATCAGCAACTTGGCCTTGATCCACGCATCATCGCGACGACCGACAGCCGTCTTGTCCGCTGGCGTTCCGCCATTGGCCGATTCCAATCCCGACAAAAGGTCCTGAAGCACGCGACGCGCTTCCAGCCGATCATTGAGAAACAGCTTCGATTCACCGAGGCCAAGTCGCGCGTCGATCCAGTGCGCCCCGCCCCCGTCGGCCTTCCCCGGCATCGGCTGCTCTCCCGTGCGCAGCCTCCGGGCTTCGCGAAAGGCCGGGTCAAACTCCAGAAGATACGCTTCGAACTGATCGGCGGCCGGCCCATGTCTGCCCAGTTTCTGATTGCAGAGCGCCCGCTTGAAGAGCAGCGTTTCGCGAAGCGAACCGGTCGGTTCCAGTTCAAGCGATTTCTCATAAAAGGTTTGCGCACGTTCATAGTTCGGTTGCAGGAGCGAGTCCTTGGGCTTGAAGTACTCGTCGGCGAATTCAAGGTAGACTTTGGCGATCTCGCCTTTGCGTCCTTCGCTCACCAGCTCCGC from Phycisphaerae bacterium encodes the following:
- a CDS encoding tetratricopeptide repeat protein, giving the protein MMRKLKGAIHVFCVAACLFVILNVSTVRAGESAVEQEINRALRGREYDRAVALIEKALSSATPDSREFLLYRQGLSLQYSGKLSDAIAVFERQISEFPAGAWTIKARMHIADAHFALKQFVEAEKIYAARIAELVSEGRKGEIAKVYLEFADEYFKPKDSLLQPNYERAQTFYEKSLELEPTGSLRETLLFKRALCNQKLGRHGPAADQFEAYLLEFDPAFREARRLRTGEQPMPGKADGGGAHWIDARLGLGESKLFLNDRLEARRVLQDLLSGLESANGGTPADKTAVGRRDDAWIKAKLLIARTFQIPTPPDSISLHSGVKVLNELIDRFPASAEAVTAAFDVGVAYRNQGRTDDAIAAFRSLINRDRIRPEESNIVKSAEALSQSALFQVGQLLLSQRKYADAIGAWNQYIAKYPNGPQWASSQQAIIDAEYGIGADAQADERFDDARGAWARFIEKYPLDPRASGILFAFGEMAFREQMKRKDAGDVPDWNIPIQAWKRLVEKNPGTEDAGRAQYRIGQTLEENVFDLDGAITAYQKLNWSAMAPLAAQRLSAMRSVSMELRTDRAYRADEKPVVHVDVRNIDRLTVKMYRIDMEEYFRKGRSLNGVEGLDLILIDPDETFDVEVRDYAPYRPIAQTIEIPCKVPGAWAVYVSNEKSAAQDKGAPAGLAADRPTRLQATTLVLVSDIDVLVQSSRGQVLVYVQDMRQMKPMRGVKLLIADQSSVILEGQTDEGGFFASTDAKLKNAGRLSVFAKVGGSAGAHVAGTALGLEGLSFSQGLRPRGYIYTDRPAYRPGDSVNIRGILREVAGGAYSLPAQPEDKRLRWKIEIVDAKGRTLRADEIALTEYGTFSSLFQIADDAPVGNYRIIVRRVDGPAFEGGFGVETYRLTTAFIAFDIARPVVLRGERVTGDILVRYHYGEPVIDKEVEYELHFPNGDVERRAGRTDKTGKIAIEFETASLPEDGQVQLVARQADMNLMAADTVFVAVRDFTAGVSTLRSLYLSEEPVEVRVETRDLKGGPTARKMTVTAYRRTYEKGMWSESRAESAEVATDAGTGVGRASLKLAKGGIYIIRAEGRDTRGELVAAEASLTVSDAEDTTRLRLFSDRENYRVGDRIALDVHSRIEPIRRSRIGESGGVERGDSSAPEALAVLMSEGDGVFQYRTVTIRPGHNAIDLTVENVHFPNFKLIAAVMTGGKLHIATREFTVERELSVKIKPRQLTARPRDEMSVDIVVTDQQGKPVQGEFSVAMVDAALLAQYADRSPPIVPFFQSDARRSTDSRTQSSCTFLYRPATTAMVTEVLDFDAELAEADDEKDYSRAMRRIAESWKPGEAAPPASPAPTAGGVDLALILGRDGAVESEGAGGDANAQPAVKRRSGSAGVASLFGGVSARPMKDEVSQMAAQFRPESKDDEFGDMGVAPMVRAGLADLPDREAYKQQLQRRLFESCQSWIRSGQMDNRAIDERLGEAVRATPFRTYYPEVAYWNPQVVTDSEGKATVTIVLPDSSTTWKLIARGTTRDTIVGEASAEVVSKNDFLVEWNAPAMLIEGDRFVPRGQVHCLTPFAGRIKVQFEARRSNGEPIASGEKVMDVESSGVFDVEFDAIEVPASELVALTLSAVAVAKNQDAGSGARELSDSLKVEIPVQTWGLRIESQQAGIVKDTEFVEIELPQLEDMKHAYHDMRLVVAVGSSMQRWLVEEALEMGGRWNRIDVGMKRWRVTPPRTHADTASVLLGTLYAGDYLASNAAAQDPRLTSDRVLLDERVAGLIAQLLASQNDDGGWPWCGSVGESNPWVSAAVAWSLGKAKYNGYAPATDAVARLSAYLQKSFADAAVNQAELKTVVLHGLAWIDDIDFGHVNRLYRNRESLGSAGLAHLALIFAKLDRGTMAAEVLELLARKSSITNRKNVRICEVRCTDNSAWMRSELEVTALTLLAQLQVDPRNDRVASMVAYLAGAARADGWRPHKAKGPVIAALATYYLRGERDRENFRMGLSVNGKPVGEVTSDTPESLVFQFSSDELAAGRQRVDFSFAGRGECAYSVTLSGFRACYPTAVEARNEIVYVNPREIDPPSMEYRGRQVRRGFGVAARYDSFTNVAKHVPVGTVVSARTSFGRMDTQRGDAADRDYLIVKEVIPAGFRLLTDTLSGSYASYDVRDNVLTLYYGNVADLGQIYYKMVAVTPGTYRLPPTILRSLYRPEVYHLNRDDQTLTVLPRGAKSPDEYQLSPDELYEFGRFHFDDGDFAAASEYLKKLVAGAWTLRDEPYRQSVRMLLTCALQIGDNEAIVNYFEILKEKFGDLVISFSEIVRVAKAYAATGQQERACVIHRATADSTFIAETAVGGVLQAEGRFLDGHDFLVRLWRDYPDTPEVQSTFFAASQVLYSRAATAASLSPRRTAEGAARRVTRLSIMAETIRMLETFVTLYPDSPAVDEASYSLVNAYLDLDDFKTVISRTEELIRLFPQSKWLDRFRYMQALAYFNLGEFDKALTLAIQVSESTFVDDQGVTRPSPNKSLALYIAGQIFHAQSKIEKAIEYYKKVGSQFSDASEAVEFFEHKFIRLPEVTIFHPDDKVFRESVALERLFSVANLPRGQRPTQQNSPQREYNESVSMKPFVRVSYRNVKDAVVQVYRVDLMKLALVEKNLNQIASVNLAGIKPIIEETVQLNDDKTYLDKQQRVPLDLAGRKDGADSVEGAYLVICRSGDFYSSGLVLITPLAVEVQEDPAGGRARVNVVDALTRGGEKSVHVKVIGTGMTRFVSGETDLRGMFIADDIRGAVTAIARDTNGHFAFYRSESILAERLARQPNEKGSIGRKETAGSSKANYRGNLDLDNCRMQELNSQWLEGRFQQQGRGVAVQKAQ